The following are encoded together in the Pirellulales bacterium genome:
- a CDS encoding DUF5005 domain-containing protein: MRSYSRLLISCAVLLAINVTGRAEEPITAAIPDRAWDAAFDRADGWIGGDAIYSTPLPGGDVLWLFADTYIGEVREGRRQSGLRMVNNTLARHRMPAAGAAPDPAAVTFLWGAGTDGEDAKAWIHPDRKLPAGPRTGRGDWYWLADATLLPAGAAQERLVFFLWRTARSLTDGLGFKSVGSALAIVDNPAADWTTWQPRQFAIPDAFPATANPSGEAEILWGSELIVDSQTEQGPQPRHEPELYVFGCRQRPKGANELVVARVAVDKVEECTQWRFRTVDGWSDQSQAAVTLATYVTTEFSVTRLPAGEHPLWVLIHTEAWFGTRIMARTARSMFGPWSKATPVYQVPDVDGQKKHFTYAAKAHPEISRPGELLVSYVVNSFDFGESSSNAAIYRPRFVRVPYGVLPEPPNVK; encoded by the coding sequence ATGCGTTCTTACTCTCGGCTGCTGATTTCCTGCGCCGTGTTGTTGGCGATCAACGTCACCGGACGCGCCGAGGAGCCGATCACCGCGGCCATTCCAGATCGGGCGTGGGATGCCGCCTTCGATCGGGCTGACGGTTGGATTGGCGGTGATGCGATTTATTCGACGCCACTGCCCGGCGGTGACGTGCTGTGGCTGTTCGCGGACACGTATATCGGTGAAGTGCGCGAGGGACGCCGTCAATCGGGCCTGAGGATGGTGAATAACACGCTCGCGCGACATCGAATGCCGGCCGCAGGCGCCGCGCCCGATCCGGCGGCGGTAACGTTTCTCTGGGGTGCAGGCACAGACGGCGAGGATGCCAAGGCCTGGATACATCCTGATCGGAAATTGCCGGCCGGACCGCGGACAGGTCGAGGTGATTGGTACTGGCTGGCCGATGCGACGCTGCTACCCGCCGGCGCCGCACAAGAACGCCTGGTGTTTTTTCTGTGGCGCACGGCGCGATCGTTGACCGACGGGCTGGGCTTCAAGAGCGTGGGAAGCGCTCTTGCCATCGTTGATAATCCGGCGGCCGATTGGACGACATGGCAGCCGCGTCAATTCGCGATTCCGGACGCCTTTCCGGCTACAGCGAATCCATCCGGCGAGGCTGAGATTTTGTGGGGCTCGGAATTAATCGTTGATTCGCAGACTGAACAGGGGCCGCAGCCTCGGCATGAACCAGAGCTTTACGTCTTCGGCTGTCGCCAGAGACCGAAGGGGGCAAACGAATTGGTCGTGGCCCGTGTCGCGGTCGATAAGGTCGAGGAGTGTACGCAGTGGCGCTTTCGCACCGTGGACGGTTGGAGCGATCAATCGCAGGCGGCCGTGACGCTGGCGACCTACGTGACGACCGAGTTCTCGGTGACACGGCTACCTGCCGGCGAGCATCCCTTATGGGTGCTGATTCACACCGAGGCGTGGTTCGGGACGCGCATCATGGCGCGGACCGCTCGATCGATGTTCGGCCCTTGGTCGAAGGCCACGCCCGTCTATCAGGTGCCCGACGTCGACGGTCAGAAGAAGCATTTTACGTATGCCGCGAAGGCGCATCCGGAAATCAGCCGGCCGGGCGAGCTGCTGGTGAGCTACGTGGTGAATTCGTTCGACTTTGGCGAGTCATCGAGCAACGCCGCGATCTATCGACCGCGCTTCGTGCGCGTGCCATACGGCGTACTGCCCGAGCCGCCGAACGTTAAGTAG
- a CDS encoding DUF1501 domain-containing protein has translation MSTDDSRQNTPVQLPGSHNVLGGGQGLFPCGQTRREFVWEMGAGFAGVALSSLLGADGFFNRHARANDVPAPASPLAPKSQHFATPAKSVIFLMMNGGPSHIDTFDYKPELSKYAGKTLPDGKKFTNSGNRKMGFLTPAWRPFRPGGQSGLMISDYFPRVREHADKLALLRSCHTDSHAHGSALVAMNTGKTLIGRPSLGSWAVYGLGTENQNLPGYVVILDKRGGPISGQPNWAAGFMPSTFQGTLFRPVGDPVLDLRGPEYISTAAQREQLDLLGKLNEQHMAARPGGSELAARIASYELAFRMQAEVPEAVDLKSETQETLDLYGVGQQPTDEFGRNCLVARRLVERGVRFVQLYSGGGHLEETWDAHESVEKNHGRHAAEVDQPIAALLIDLERRGLLESTLILWGGEFGRMPFAEGEGAPGRNHNPYGFTMWLSGAGVKGGVSYGETDEFGFEAVTDKVHLHDIHATLLALMGLDHERLTYFHQGRDERLTDVFGRVIHEVIA, from the coding sequence ATGTCGACTGACGATTCTCGACAGAATACTCCGGTACAACTTCCCGGATCGCATAACGTGCTCGGTGGAGGGCAGGGCCTTTTTCCCTGCGGGCAGACTCGGCGCGAGTTCGTGTGGGAAATGGGAGCCGGTTTCGCGGGTGTGGCCCTCTCCAGCTTGTTGGGAGCCGATGGCTTCTTCAATCGTCATGCGCGGGCCAACGACGTGCCGGCACCGGCCAGCCCGCTCGCGCCGAAGTCGCAGCATTTTGCTACGCCGGCCAAGAGCGTCATCTTTTTGATGATGAACGGCGGACCGAGCCACATCGATACGTTTGACTACAAGCCGGAGCTGTCCAAGTACGCCGGCAAGACTTTGCCTGACGGGAAGAAGTTCACGAATTCGGGCAATCGCAAGATGGGTTTTCTGACCCCGGCCTGGCGGCCGTTTCGACCGGGGGGCCAGAGCGGGCTGATGATCTCGGATTATTTTCCACGCGTCCGCGAACATGCCGACAAGTTGGCGCTGTTGCGATCGTGCCATACGGACAGTCACGCGCACGGTTCGGCACTCGTGGCGATGAACACAGGCAAGACATTAATCGGCCGACCATCGCTAGGGAGTTGGGCTGTGTATGGTCTGGGCACCGAAAATCAAAACCTGCCCGGCTATGTCGTGATATTGGATAAACGCGGTGGTCCGATCAGTGGGCAGCCGAACTGGGCCGCCGGCTTCATGCCCAGCACTTTTCAAGGGACGCTGTTCCGGCCGGTCGGCGATCCGGTGCTCGATCTGCGCGGGCCGGAATACATCAGCACGGCGGCGCAGCGCGAACAGCTCGACCTGTTGGGCAAGTTGAACGAGCAGCACATGGCCGCGCGGCCAGGGGGTAGCGAGCTGGCGGCGCGAATTGCTAGTTATGAGTTGGCTTTCCGCATGCAGGCCGAGGTGCCCGAGGCGGTCGACCTGAAAAGCGAAACGCAAGAGACGCTCGATCTGTACGGCGTGGGGCAGCAACCGACGGATGAGTTCGGACGGAATTGCCTGGTGGCCCGCCGGCTGGTCGAACGGGGCGTGCGCTTCGTGCAGCTCTACAGCGGTGGTGGCCATCTGGAAGAGACGTGGGACGCGCACGAGAGCGTTGAAAAGAATCACGGTCGCCACGCCGCCGAGGTCGATCAACCGATCGCGGCGCTATTGATCGACCTGGAACGTCGGGGCCTGTTGGAAAGCACCCTAATCCTATGGGGCGGTGAGTTCGGACGCATGCCGTTCGCCGAAGGAGAGGGCGCTCCCGGCCGCAATCACAATCCGTACGGCTTCACAATGTGGCTATCCGGCGCCGGCGTTAAAGGGGGCGTCTCGTACGGCGAAACCGACGAGTTTGGTTTTGAAGCCGTGACGGATAAGGTTCACTTGCACGATATCCACGCGACTCTATTGGCGCTGATGGGATTGGACCACGAGCGCCTGACGTACTTCCATCAAGGGCGCGACGAACGACTGACCGACGTCTTCGGCCGCGTCATCCATGAAGTGATCGCCTAA